The following proteins come from a genomic window of Sorex araneus isolate mSorAra2 chromosome 1, mSorAra2.pri, whole genome shotgun sequence:
- the LOC101541997 gene encoding olfactory receptor 2AJ1-like has translation METRNETLSTDFILLGLFPGMRHTGILVSVILLIYTIAITGNTTLILLIWADSRLHTSMYFLLSQLSLIDLAFISSIVPKMAVNFFSGKKKISLISCGTQIFFTLTLGIAECILLTLMSYDRYVAICHPLKYPIIISHRVSQQMAVGSWLGGALASLVHTAYSMHFPLCGTRELHHFFCEVKAILKLSCEDISAYEKGVVVTSIIVVLLPISLILSSYTLIFHQVLKMNSPEGRKKALATCSSHLTVVIFYYGPAMLIYMRPGSSHTPILNQALFMFDTILTPMLNPLIYSLRNREVMGSIKKMLLRCSISK, from the coding sequence ATGGAGACAAGAAATGAAACATTAAGCACAGACTTCATTCTCCTGGGTCTTTTCCCTGGAATGAGACATACTGGCATCCTTGTCTCTGTTATCCTCCTCATCTATACCATTGCGATCACAGGAAACACTACCTTGATTCTTCTTATCTGGGCAGATTCCCGTCTCCATACCTCCATGTATTTCCTACTTAGCCAACTGTCCCTCATTGACCTGGCTTTTATCTCAAGTATAGTACCAAAAATGGCAGTCAACTTTTTCTCAGGGAAAAAGAAGATCTCCCTGATCAGCTGTGGGACACAGATTTTCTTCACTTTGACTCTGGGTATTGCTGAGTGCATCCTCCTAACCCTTATGTCTTATgatcgctatgtggccatctgtcaTCCTCTCAAATACCCGATTATTATCAGCCACAGGGTCTCCCAGCAGATGGCTGTTGGATCCTGGTTGGGAGGGGCTTTAGCATCCTTGGTTCACACAGCCTATTCCATGCATTTCCCTCTCTGTGGGACCCGAGAACTCCACCACTTCTTCTGTGAAGTCAAGGCCATTTTGAAGTTATCCTGTGAGGACATCTCTGCTTATGAGAAAGGGGTAGTAGTAACGAGTATTATCGTGGTTCTTCTCCCCATAAGCCTTATTCTGAGTTCTTACACCCTTATTTTTCACCAGGTCCTAAAAATGAACTCCCCTGAAGGCAGAAAAAAGGCACTGGCTACCTGCTCTTCACATCTGACTGTGGTCATCTTTTACTATGGCCCAGCCATGCTGATATACATGAGGCCTGGGTCTTCCCACACTCCCATCCTGAATCAGGCCCTTTTTATGTTTGACACTATCCTTACGCCTATGTTGAACCCACTCATCTATAGCCTGAGGAACAGGGAAGTGATGGGCTCAATAAAAAAGATGTTGTTGAGGTGCTCCATTTCAAAATAG